The nucleotide window CCTCAGGCCCCTCACAGCCTGCACGACAGCTCTCCATATGGGCCAGGCTCCCTTGGAGGGCCTCCTCTAGCTTGGGCAGTGCCAGGGCTGCCTCCTGCTGCCCCAGTAGCTCCAGGCCAGTGTCATAGGCTGCCTGTGGGGAAAGGCAGCAAGGtcggtgtgtgtgtagggggacaTCAAACAAGATTGGGAGATCaaagggcatggtggcatatgcttttaatcctagcacaaggaggcagagacaactgGATCTCAttgactctgaggccagcctggtagacaatagtgagttccaggacagccaagggctacacagtgagaccctgtttcaaaaagaaagataGGCCAGGCAaaagtggtagcacaggcctttaatctcagcactctggaggcagaggcaggcagatctctgtgagtttgaggccagtctggtctacagagcaagttccagcacagccagggtaacacagaaactctgtctcaaaaaaaaaaaaaaaaaaaaaaaaaaaacagagagagagatagagagagagagagaaaaacggagagagacagagacagagagaatgggcTTATTTGGAGCATGAAATCCCTGTCCTGCTGCATGGACCTGGAGGAAGAACAATGTGGCCTCAGAACATTAGAACAGCACACACTTTAGTGGCCACAGAGGAAGCTGACTACTAGGGAGAGACTCTTCACCCAGGGCCACTGAGAAACAGTACCCAGATCTCCTGATGCTCTCAAGCTGCACAAGGCTAGAGATGGCAGCAGCCAGCCAGTACTGAGAGGCTCACCCAGTATAGGGGCGTCTCCAGATCCTGGAAGCTCTGGGGTCGAATCCCAGACATTCTTCTGTACTTAGCCATGTCTTCCCGCATCTGCAAGTGTGTTGGGTTTGCCACAAAGAAGGTGTGTGCTGCAGAAGCTGCCAGGTCCAGCTTCTTCAACTGAGGAGCCAAAGGGATGAGATGTCAGAGCCCAGAGGTGTAGGGGGAGGGGGTTCAGACCAATGTCCCTTCACCAACCTCCTCCAGAGCCTTATGGAAGCCCAGCCTAGCAGGACTGTCCCAACTAGAAAGCACCAAATCCCTTGGAAGCCAGAATGTTAGGATTCCCAGGACTCTGgtacagaaagaaaggagatttgAAAGCTTTGGAGTGGGTGGGCCACGGGCAGAGGACCTCGGGGTCTCAGTTTGGGAGACAATGAAGTGAATGGCTGAACTAGATGGGGCAGCGGGGAAGACCTTGagtgaccagaatctgcaggccTCTAGGACCCTGAGCTGATGTGTGTGTAACTagagcccctccctcctccagccacgTAGGCATTTGGCTTCCAGTAGCTGTCTCCTGCCACAGACCCAGATTTCAGCCTCAGTGGCGCTTCCTCCTCCAAACCTAGCCTCCCTCATTCAGCCTTTCCGAAGCTCGGTCCTGTCCCAAGAGAAGGCTCCCACTCCAGCTCCCACTCCTGAACATAAcgtacacacacacttcctgcctCACCGTCTGTTTTTCATACCTAGGAAGAGGCTGCGTTCACTCACCGAGACCCGCTAAAATAAAACTGCGGAGCCCTCCCTCCATGTTCGATCTACTCccactcctcttcattccagctTGACCCCCTACTCTCTTTTGGCCCTCCCTCCGCGACCATCACAAGTCCTGGCCGCCCTTTTGATGGTACCCACTCAAATGTTATCCCGTTATCCGCCCCCCAGGACTCCAGCCCTGAGTCCGGGGGGTGAGCATCCTGCCCTCTCCTGGTCAGCTCCAAGTAAGACAGCCACCCGGCTTGGGGTAGCACCCTCGGGGGCTCCGGCACCTGGTAGTAGGCCCTCTGCAGGTAGTTGTAAGGCTCCCGTCGGCGGAAGGCATCCCGCAGCGCGCTCCCCACTCGGAGTCTCGCCGTACCCCCCGGGCCCAGCCTGCGTGCCGCGCACTGGGTCAGGCACTCGGCGCGGCGGAGCGTGGCGTGCAGGAGCAGCGGCTCCCAGGCCCCGGGCCCCGAGGCAGGCTGCGGGTCGCCGAGGAGCTGGGCGGGGAGCGCGGCGTCGGACTCGGCGGCACAGCTCGCCCCGCAGTCCTGCCGCGCGCGGCCCAGCGCCGTCCGGCTCCGCAGCGCCTCTCGCAGCAGCGCCACCGCGGACGCCCAAGCCCCGGCGGAGTAGGCTCGCAGCCCGTCCGCGTAGAGCAAGTCGGGAGCCTGGGGAGGCGCCCCCGGCGACAACGAGGCCAGGCCCGGGGGCTCGGAAGGCTCGGGGGACCCCgggggaggcagcagcagcaacagcagcagcctcAGGAGCCGGAGCATGGTGCCCAAAGCTGCAGGCCCACCTCCAAAGGGAAATGCGGGGCCGGgcgggagggagagggaggggggcagggggaggagaaggaaggaaagacggagaggagagggagaggaaaagatgaGTAAGTGAAGCCAAAGAAGCCTGCTGGGCTTAGGCCTGCCGCAGGGAAAACCAAAGTGGGACCGAGCGAGAATTCCGAGGACGCATGGGGCTAGTGTGGGTaagaaagggaaatggagaaaggagggggaagtGAGGGATCTGGGACGCCTGTGGTGTGGGGGTAATTTCGTTCCCGTCTATCCTGGGGTCCTGGAAAAGGACTGTGGACGCCCCTCACGCGTTTATCTACCCACGCTTCTGCCAACCCACCGGGTTGGAGAATGATCTTTGGAAAGCAGCGTGGCAGAGGGGGACTCCGGGCTTGGGACTCCAATTCTGACCCCAAAACTTTTCACCCAGAAAGTGAGCACATGGGAGCATTTAGTGGAGTTGATGATTGAACAGTTACACTTATTTGAACAAATATCCTTCCCATTTCAAACTAACACACTCAGGTGTCCAGTGCCCCACCCCAGCATCATATGCCCCAAGCCTGTCTGCATGTTGGACGGTTTCTTCCTGTACCTCTTTCCctgccctttctccttcccccaagCCACCGACCATACCCTTCGCCACCGCAGACGCTGGAGACCAGGGTTTCGATGGCAATACTTCAACCTTTAATACGTTTTGCTAGGGGTGAAGATGGGTGAGTAAGGGTGTCTGTTCACTTGGATGGGAGAGAGCTGGGGCTCTAGAATCCAGATCTAGTGCCCATCTCCCTGGAGGCAGCTGCCATAGGCTCAGGGCCAGAATGAGGGGTCCTCACCCACGCCCCCTCCTCTGAGTTAAGCAGGCCCATGTGGCCTCACAGGGTCAGCTGGGGGAAGATGGGGTTGCCTGGGCCCCAGGGTCTTCCCCAAGCCCTTGAACTCCCCTCGCTCCCTGTCAGAGAACAGCGTCTCCCTGCACTTAGCCCCAAAGGAAGTCCAACAGCTCTGCTATCAGGAGACCCAAGGGAGAGGCGTCGAGGTGAAAAACCCAGTGGCCTGGGCCTACGAGGAGAGGGTCCTGGTGAGGCAGTTGGAGAAGGCAGAGGTGTCTCGTCGATGAAGGTGGTGATCTCCTCCCGGAAGAAACCAGGACCTCGTGGGGGTCCCCCACCTGACCCCAGAACCCCACTTTCTAGGAACTGGCGAAGGCTGGCTAAGCCCCCGCCTTcagcctcttcctcatcctcctcatcctccagcCTGTGTCTCTGTCCCAGGTATTCAGGAGGGCCCCCAAGGGCTCGGCTCTGGGCTGGGAGGATCCGGATGTCATCGGATGATGACCATTTGTGCAGGAAGGAGCCTGGTGCCCGGGGAGTAGAAAAGATGTTGGTCTCATCATGGGACAATCGGCGGGACAGGGGGACCTGGGAAGAGGAGCAGGTGAGACCTGGAGGTTACTgcagagacaaaggcagaggcagcagaaagcCGAGCAAAATGCAAATGGCGTCATACTCTTCCGTTTCTCCAGAGCATTTACTCTAGTAGGCAAACCTGGTTCTGAGAGACCTGAGGGGGCCATTCTTTCCCTCATCTTTCCTTCATCTGCCCCCTAGGGTGCCCTGCAGTCCAGAGCCAGGGGGCCAGAAGAGAGGGGCCCCTTCTCCCCATACCTGTAAATAGTGTACTCTCTCAAGAGGCGGAAATAGCATGTGCCGGCCAGGCAGCAGTTTGACCTGGGTGGGGTCCCGACCCCCTGACCCTGTGGCCCCATTAGCATCAAAACGAATTTTGCACACTCGGCCGTCTGTGTAGTCGTCACAGGCTCCATCTAGGAGAGAGAAGCAGTGGAGTGGTTACAGGCAGAGAACACCCACCCTCTCTCCACCCGCTTCCCAAGGTCCAGGAGGAACCTTTGGTTCCCATTACTGTAAGTCCAGGAGGGAATGGCTAGCTTTGGTACAGTCACTGAGTCCCCGGTCCTTCACACAGACTTGTTCTTTTCCAAGAATTGTCCCAAGAGCAGGGCATCTCTTTCAGGAAGCTTAGCTTCCCTTTAATGTCAGGCCTTCTTTGCATTAGGACCGAGGACCCTTTCTCTGGAACTCTGCTTGGCATAGACCAAGCTGGGCGGTGCAGGCCCCTACACGGGAGCCGGGTTCTAGTGAAAGGCTCCCTCCGTGCGGAAGGAAGCCCGGCTGCCATGGCCGAGTGCACGGTCAGGCTGTGCAGAGCCCGGAGTTGGCTCCAGCTCAGTCCAGCAGGGGGCACCCCAGGGCAGCACATCTCGTCAAGGAGAAGGGCGGTGGAAAGGACAGACGCTAGCGGTAGCTGTCCAGGAAACCCAAGTCCCATCCCTCCTCTGACCGTCGTCGCCGTCGTCCTCCGACATGATAGCCACGCACTGCTCCCACACGGTGCGCACATCCGCACGGTAGCGCTCGCAGGACCAGATGAAGGAGGGCAGGAGCAGAGTCTGTGCCATGGAGCACCACAGCACGGCCAGCACCATCCACGGCGGAGCCGAGTCCGACTTCAAGGAGAAGAAGCTCACCACCTGGCGGGGGAAAGGGAGTGACTGAAACCCACTCCTGATGCCAGAGATTAGGAAGGGAGGCGGGGTGGGTGAGAAGGGATTGAATGAGGAAAGTCAGGAAATGCTGCAGACAGAACCCCGGAGttggggagagacagacagagagacagagacagaaagagagggaggggagagatcgACACTCAAGAAAGTTAGACTAggcgggttggggatttagctcagtggtagagcgcttgcctagcaagctcaaggccctgggttcggtcctcagctctgggggggaaaaaaaagttagaCTAGGGGAAACCCAGGAATGGGGCCTGGCTAGCGTGGTAGGGTGAGCCTAGGGTATCACTCAGGAGTACTCAGAGACTGCGCGCCAAAGGGCAGCTGAGTGTCAGGCTGAACGTTGGAGGGGCAGGATGGAAGATGGAGCTGGagaatagaaacagaaatgaagagtGGCTGATGGAGCTGGGAGGTTGAGTAGCGGGAGCTCGAGGATGGATGATAGAGACAGGGAAACACGAATGTCGGGAGGGAAGGACAGTGAGAAGACACGAGGGAGCTTCCGCGGGCCTGACAGAGTTGGAGGGACCTGAATATGAGGAACAGGTTGAGGAACCTCAGTCTCACCAAGATGGGCACCCCTGTGAGGGAGTCATAGAGAAAGACGATAGCGCTGACCAAGTTGGTGACCTGCAAAGATGTCTTGGCAGATTCTGAGCCATCCAGTGAGGACCGCCGCTTCCCTCGAGTGTCCTCCACCACAATGGCTGGCACCTCGAAAGCCGGTCGTGTACCCAAGCCCCCCAGCCCACCCACTTTGGCTCCCACACTGCCCCCAGCTTTCCGGGCCTGCCGAGCCCTCCGGGGCCGGGCCCACAGTGTCTGATAGAAAGTGATAGCCACGCAGACCAGCCCCATGACAATGCCCCCAAGAagcaagaggctgaagcagacgCCGAAGCCGAGCCCGATCTTGGAGACTATGAACTGGCAGCCTCGGGCATAGTAGCGCTCGCCGTTGTTATGCCAGCCTATGGAGGGCAGCGTAGAAAGGATGAAGCTGACCATCCAGATGCCCATGACGGCATGCAGCGCCTGCTTCTTGGCGTTGCTGAGGCGGTAGTTGACAGGCCAGCGCACCATCCACATGCGGTGGTAGGAGAGCGAGGCAACTGTGAAGCACGTGGCCAGGGCCAGCGTGTAGTAGGTGGACACAAAGACCTTGCAGATGCTCTCGTTCCAGTCATAGTCAGAGGAAGCCTGGCGCCGGAGCTGAACCACAGCGAAGGTGGTAAGGGGCACAGCCGCCATGAGTATATGTGTACCCGCCAGGAAGCAGAGCAGTAACTCCAGGGGCTTGTGCTTCTGCTGCTTGGCTGAAATGCTAAGGATGATCCAGGCATTGGCCAGCAGGGCCAGGAGCccacaggccagccaggacaaGGCGTTTGATCGGAGGGAGGCCTCTTCTGCCCCCAGCCCACCCCGAGCCATCCTATCCtcggccccacccccacccccttgaaCTCCTGGGGGCGGGGGCTAGGTCTCACCCTGGAGCCCCgctcacacacacccccatgATGCCCACAAGCCTTGCCCTGCAGCCAGGCAAGCTGACCCCAAGTCTTCCTTACTGTTCAGCATTACAGGACCCGACTCAGCTAAGGCCCCGTGGGCTGGACAGGGGAGAAGGCAGAGAATCAGTAGAGGTGGTAGTCTTCAGCCTCCATGTTGGGTGGGGCTTTTCCTTAGTTATCCCTGTAACTGATGGGGAAAGC belongs to Peromyscus eremicus chromosome 3, PerEre_H2_v1, whole genome shotgun sequence and includes:
- the Gpr162 gene encoding probable G-protein coupled receptor 162, with amino-acid sequence MARGGLGAEEASLRSNALSWLACGLLALLANAWIILSISAKQQKHKPLELLLCFLAGTHILMAAVPLTTFAVVQLRRQASSDYDWNESICKVFVSTYYTLALATCFTVASLSYHRMWMVRWPVNYRLSNAKKQALHAVMGIWMVSFILSTLPSIGWHNNGERYYARGCQFIVSKIGLGFGVCFSLLLLGGIVMGLVCVAITFYQTLWARPRRARQARKAGGSVGAKVGGLGGLGTRPAFEVPAIVVEDTRGKRRSSLDGSESAKTSLQVTNLVSAIVFLYDSLTGVPILVVSFFSLKSDSAPPWMVLAVLWCSMAQTLLLPSFIWSCERYRADVRTVWEQCVAIMSEDDGDDDGACDDYTDGRVCKIRFDANGATGSGGRDPTQVKLLPGRHMLFPPLERVHYLQVPLSRRLSHDETNIFSTPRAPGSFLHKWSSSDDIRILPAQSRALGGPPEYLGQRHRLEDEEDEEEAEGGGLASLRQFLESGVLGSGGGPPRGPGFFREEITTFIDETPLPSPTASPGPSPRRPRPLGFSPRRLSLGSPDSRAVGLPLGLSAGRRCSLTGSEGSSRAWGRPWGPGNPIFPQLTL